The following are encoded in a window of Lactobacillus intestinalis genomic DNA:
- a CDS encoding DEAD/DEAH box helicase, translating into MYQEKVREILSKQHKTQPTLIQKNTYDAIKNGASVVGLAKTGTGKTLAYALPVLENVKAGEANSAVIIAPTTELAVQIRHVINPFLHVLGLKGVSLVGAGNRKRQEENLKKRHPEVVVATPGRFFDFFSSGRIKTNQIHSLIIDEADDILEFAKKELLASLGQNLSSQAQILLFGATDSEITRDAESLFDRNFLLIDVRGEQTTKRKNYFLQVDNSHKIEFLQRMTKLDNFKGILFFDSNKTMMKFAGIFGHSKTKFEILANEFGKEKREAALHDLKVGKTKLLLATDLAARGLDIPDLTHVINFDIPSEVNTYLHRAGRTGRMNAEGYVVTLGNDHDFRDLKKLLAGEVELERVYFAGYKLSTTLAKKEKKAKNDDESAKNKKQKVTPKAKKKHKKRKNKNKGYHPHYLKGKK; encoded by the coding sequence ATGTATCAAGAAAAAGTAAGAGAAATTTTATCAAAACAACATAAAACACAGCCAACACTGATTCAAAAAAACACTTATGACGCCATCAAGAATGGCGCTAGCGTAGTAGGGTTGGCAAAGACAGGAACTGGGAAGACCTTGGCATATGCCTTACCAGTTTTAGAAAATGTAAAAGCAGGGGAAGCTAATTCTGCGGTAATTATCGCACCAACCACTGAACTGGCAGTACAAATTCGGCATGTGATTAATCCATTTTTGCACGTTTTAGGGTTAAAAGGTGTAAGTTTAGTTGGAGCCGGGAATCGCAAACGCCAAGAAGAAAATTTGAAAAAGCGCCATCCCGAAGTAGTTGTCGCAACGCCTGGTCGTTTCTTTGATTTCTTTTCAAGTGGAAGGATTAAGACTAATCAGATTCATAGTTTAATCATTGACGAAGCAGACGATATTTTGGAATTTGCTAAAAAGGAACTTTTAGCATCTCTTGGGCAAAATTTGTCTTCACAAGCGCAGATTTTATTATTTGGTGCGACTGATTCTGAAATCACTAGGGATGCAGAGAGCTTGTTTGACCGTAATTTCTTATTAATTGATGTGCGCGGGGAACAAACTACTAAACGTAAGAACTATTTCTTACAAGTTGATAATTCTCACAAGATTGAGTTCTTGCAAAGAATGACTAAATTGGATAACTTCAAGGGTATTTTGTTCTTTGATTCTAACAAGACGATGATGAAGTTTGCGGGAATCTTTGGTCATAGTAAAACTAAATTTGAAATTTTAGCAAATGAATTTGGTAAAGAAAAGCGCGAAGCTGCCTTGCATGACTTGAAAGTAGGCAAGACTAAGTTGCTTTTGGCAACAGATTTAGCTGCGCGCGGTCTCGATATTCCAGATCTTACCCATGTCATCAACTTTGACATTCCAAGTGAAGTTAATACTTATCTTCACCGTGCCGGCCGAACTGGACGTATGAATGCTGAGGGCTATGTGGTGACACTCGGAAACGATCATGATTTCCGCGATTTGAAAAAACTTTTAGCTGGTGAAGTTGAGCTTGAACGAGTATATTTTGCGGGTTACAAGTTATCGACAACTTTAGCTAAAAAAGAGAAGAAGGCTAAAAATGATGATGAATCCGCTAAAAATAAAAAGCAGAAAGTGACGCCTAAGGCTAAGAAAAAGCATAAAAAGCGGAAAAATAAAAATAAGGGTTATCACCCTCATTATTTGAAAGGTAAGAAATGA
- a CDS encoding PTS sugar transporter subunit IIC: protein MSRLVAWLEDYILPIASRLGQVRWLVALRNAFVSIMPITIAGSLAVLIKSLIQAARDHLGWQTFAFAMQPLVAISDIVWRGTFSLFALFLALALGYQLSKTFEVNRLAGSIVSLASFMMSVANYMKLKMNGDNVIVKNAFDISQFSSTGIFTAILFCSIGVGIYVLCVKARISLHMMANMPHAEQAAFDSLIPGIISIFSVGAINYVFQLSTGLYFGSWLLKTIQIPLVNLGQGFGVVLLVTLLVQVFWFFGINGLSILSPIMDSIWLTAQNVNITAAQNGQVPNYLWVKGSFEVFAWIGGAGGTLMLIVAILLFSKRSDYRTIAKVALAPGIFNINEPIVFGLPVVLNPVYFIPFVIAPLVNVAFSYWITKMGLVNPVQVAVPSIMPPLIGPYLACNYDWRAIILSVVNMLIGLAIWAPFVFAADKIADVNNPKTFFNTQY, encoded by the coding sequence ATGAGTCGATTAGTAGCATGGCTTGAAGATTATATTTTGCCGATTGCTAGCCGCCTCGGTCAAGTACGGTGGCTTGTAGCTTTGCGAAATGCTTTTGTATCGATAATGCCGATTACAATTGCGGGATCTTTAGCCGTTTTAATTAAAAGTCTGATTCAGGCAGCTCGCGACCATTTGGGCTGGCAGACTTTTGCTTTTGCAATGCAGCCACTAGTTGCAATTAGCGATATTGTGTGGCGCGGAACCTTTTCTCTTTTTGCCTTGTTTTTGGCATTGGCATTAGGCTATCAATTGTCTAAAACCTTTGAGGTGAATCGATTAGCAGGTTCTATTGTTTCGCTAGCATCATTTATGATGAGTGTGGCCAACTACATGAAGTTGAAGATGAACGGGGATAATGTGATTGTCAAAAATGCTTTTGATATTTCACAGTTTTCATCAACGGGTATTTTTACCGCGATCCTCTTTTGTTCAATTGGGGTGGGGATTTATGTGCTATGTGTAAAAGCTCGCATTAGCTTGCATATGATGGCCAATATGCCCCATGCGGAACAAGCAGCCTTTGATTCTTTAATTCCAGGAATTATTTCAATTTTTAGTGTGGGGGCAATCAATTACGTCTTTCAACTTTCAACCGGTCTATATTTTGGTAGTTGGCTGTTAAAGACGATTCAAATTCCATTAGTAAACTTGGGTCAAGGATTTGGTGTAGTACTTTTGGTAACTTTGCTAGTTCAAGTTTTTTGGTTCTTTGGGATCAATGGGTTGAGCATTTTGTCACCAATTATGGATTCAATTTGGCTAACTGCGCAAAATGTCAATATTACTGCTGCGCAAAATGGTCAAGTACCCAACTATCTCTGGGTTAAAGGCTCATTTGAAGTTTTTGCGTGGATTGGGGGCGCCGGTGGAACATTGATGTTGATTGTGGCGATTTTGCTTTTTTCTAAAAGAAGTGATTATCGTACAATTGCTAAAGTAGCCCTAGCTCCGGGAATTTTTAATATTAATGAGCCAATTGTCTTTGGGTTGCCAGTCGTGCTCAACCCAGTTTACTTCATTCCATTTGTAATAGCGCCATTAGTTAATGTGGCTTTCTCATATTGGATTACTAAAATGGGGCTCGTTAATCCAGTGCAAGTAGCTGTTCCTTCGATCATGCCACCATTGATTGGACCATACTTGGCCTGCAATTATGATTGGCGCGCGATTATTTTAAGCGTAGTGAATATGTTAATTGGACTGGCAATTTGGGCACCGTTTGTTTTTGCGGCTGATAAGATTGCTGACGTTAACAATCCAAAAACTTTCTTTAATACTCAATATTAG
- the wecB gene encoding non-hydrolyzing UDP-N-acetylglucosamine 2-epimerase: MQKIKVMTVFGTRPEAIKMAPLVLKLKEDQRFEEVTVVSAQHREMLDQVLDIFKIKPDYDFNIMHKNQTLEDITSKVMTDLARVIKKEKPDIVLVHGDTTTSFAASLATFYEQTTLGHVEAGLRTWNKYSPFPEEMNRQMTDDLADLYFAPTELSRSNLIKENHNADNIFVTGNTAIDALHETVQKNYHHDVLDEITPGNRVILVTMHRRENQGEPMRRVFKVIKQVVDTHDDVEIIYPVHLSPRVQKVAKEVLGADPSIHLIDPLDVVDFHNLAKRSYFIMTDSGGVQEEAPSLGKPVLVLRDTTERPEGVKAGTLKLVGTEVDKVHDEMVKLLENKSEYDKMANAKNPYGDGRASERIMDAIYYYFNKDTAERPEDFE, encoded by the coding sequence ATGCAAAAGATAAAAGTAATGACAGTTTTTGGTACGCGTCCTGAAGCAATCAAGATGGCGCCATTAGTTTTAAAATTAAAAGAAGACCAACGTTTTGAAGAAGTAACAGTTGTTTCAGCTCAACACCGTGAGATGCTGGATCAGGTGCTCGACATTTTTAAGATTAAGCCAGATTATGACTTTAACATTATGCATAAGAATCAGACTTTGGAAGATATTACTTCTAAAGTAATGACTGATTTGGCGAGGGTAATTAAGAAAGAGAAGCCCGATATTGTCTTGGTTCATGGCGATACTACGACGAGCTTTGCGGCTAGTTTGGCTACTTTTTATGAACAAACCACGCTCGGCCACGTAGAAGCAGGATTAAGAACTTGGAATAAGTATTCACCGTTTCCTGAAGAAATGAATCGTCAAATGACCGATGATTTGGCTGATTTATACTTTGCACCAACTGAACTTAGCCGCAGTAATCTGATTAAGGAAAATCATAATGCCGATAATATTTTTGTGACGGGCAATACTGCGATTGATGCTTTGCATGAAACTGTTCAAAAAAATTATCATCATGATGTGCTGGATGAAATTACACCAGGGAATCGCGTGATTTTGGTAACGATGCACCGCCGGGAAAACCAAGGTGAACCAATGCGACGAGTGTTTAAAGTAATAAAGCAAGTAGTGGACACGCATGATGATGTAGAGATTATTTATCCGGTGCACTTGTCGCCGCGCGTACAAAAAGTGGCTAAGGAAGTATTAGGCGCCGATCCGAGCATTCACTTAATTGATCCGCTAGATGTGGTGGATTTCCATAATTTGGCTAAAAGATCCTACTTTATCATGACTGATTCAGGTGGAGTTCAAGAAGAAGCGCCAAGTTTAGGTAAGCCTGTACTAGTTTTACGAGATACAACTGAGCGTCCAGAAGGAGTGAAGGCTGGAACCTTGAAACTTGTTGGCACTGAAGTTGATAAAGTGCATGATGAAATGGTCAAGCTACTCGAAAATAAGAGTGAATATGATAAGATGGCGAATGCCAAGAATCCATATGGTGATGGTCGTGCCAGTGAGCGCATTATGGATGCAATTTACTATTACTTTAATAAAGATACAGCAGAAAGACCAGAAGATTTTGAATAA
- a CDS encoding SLAP domain-containing protein: MNFKKIVIGSVAVLMATTPVLAMAEHPTPVQAASTENKKEKGTLTIRRDGAHVYGKDGKKLNAYRGGKPYLKEGDEVKYYSGPLYMNKYDVGWRNYKKAIFYNIGDGGYILGYNIASMNGKGVLSVYHNAYVYDKNGKRLKKYQGSKSNTLIRKGTAVNYVGKINEMPNTDKDMPKFYYFNNYIQRESDKMLWVSYKTIKGKQYYNIGSGGYIKAANIGYINGKELFTAEATVTLGTPDYGRRSEYYVWNSKGQFTHEVFPYRKGQKIIVDRATIGEDGDGEMIYRVKGTDKYIAQSDLKSDPIQALRY, from the coding sequence ATGAATTTTAAAAAGATAGTAATTGGTTCAGTGGCCGTATTGATGGCGACTACACCGGTGCTTGCAATGGCTGAACATCCTACTCCCGTTCAGGCTGCTAGCACAGAAAATAAGAAAGAAAAAGGCACCCTTACTATTAGAAGAGATGGTGCACATGTCTACGGAAAAGATGGTAAGAAATTGAACGCTTATCGTGGAGGTAAGCCCTACCTTAAGGAAGGAGATGAGGTGAAGTACTATAGTGGTCCACTATATATGAATAAATATGATGTAGGATGGAGAAATTATAAAAAAGCTATTTTTTATAATATTGGAGATGGTGGCTATATCTTAGGTTATAACATTGCCTCAATGAATGGCAAAGGCGTTTTGAGCGTTTATCATAATGCTTATGTATATGATAAAAATGGCAAACGGTTGAAGAAATATCAAGGTAGTAAGTCAAACACCTTGATTAGAAAAGGAACGGCTGTAAATTATGTAGGCAAGATAAACGAAATGCCAAATACGGATAAAGACATGCCTAAGTTTTATTACTTTAATAATTATATTCAACGCGAGTCAGATAAAATGTTGTGGGTAAGCTATAAAACAATTAAAGGTAAGCAATATTATAATATTGGTTCCGGTGGCTACATTAAAGCAGCTAATATTGGATATATTAACGGAAAAGAATTGTTTACTGCCGAAGCAACAGTTACGCTTGGAACCCCAGATTACGGTAGGCGCAGTGAATATTATGTATGGAATAGTAAAGGCCAATTTACTCATGAAGTATTTCCATATAGAAAAGGTCAAAAAATTATTGTAGATCGTGCCACTATTGGAGAGGATGGTGATGGTGAGATGATTTATCGAGTAAAAGGGACTGATAAGTATATTGCGCAAAGTGATTTGAAGTCGGATCCGATTCAAGCTTTAAGATATTAA
- a CDS encoding helveticin J family class III bacteriocin, which produces MINLNTTILSKPRFTFEGEYDRVVQKGNVGTSYVYALQLYRGHTCVLRGRRNDNSSTVKVNRSQEVDLTGSAGGHTQTWEYAGSAAQNNFNGD; this is translated from the coding sequence ATGATTAACTTAAACACTACAATTTTGAGTAAACCTAGATTTACCTTTGAGGGTGAATATGATAGAGTGGTTCAAAAAGGAAATGTAGGAACCAGTTATGTATATGCTTTACAATTATACAGAGGTCATACTTGTGTTTTAAGAGGACGTCGGAATGATAATTCTTCTACTGTAAAAGTAAATAGGTCTCAGGAAGTCGATTTGACTGGTTCAGCAGGCGGTCATACTCAAACATGGGAATATGCGGGAAGCGCTGCTCAAAACAACTTTAATGGTGATTGA
- a CDS encoding helveticin J family class III bacteriocin, with protein MIVALDDSKNAHFGLFDLATINSRLNGVQTSGSKQGHVPLNEVTSLASFTIPAITNTIPSLQGFDIDNRNNIYVSCQPHPVWPKGQRGPRQIVKIPWGETGSSNWYVANYDGYNSDLDISGYYTEFEGVQVIDEDSLYLTVLHIIMQIKVYLQIKIRSSKLVVSRHINLNFE; from the coding sequence ATGATTGTAGCGCTTGATGACAGTAAAAATGCCCATTTTGGTTTATTTGATTTGGCTACCATTAATAGTCGACTCAATGGAGTTCAAACTAGTGGATCTAAACAAGGACATGTGCCATTAAATGAGGTGACTTCCTTAGCTTCTTTTACTATTCCGGCAATTACAAATACTATTCCTTCTCTTCAAGGATTTGATATTGATAATAGGAATAACATTTATGTTTCTTGTCAACCTCATCCAGTTTGGCCAAAAGGTCAACGCGGACCTCGCCAAATTGTAAAAATTCCATGGGGTGAAACTGGAAGTAGTAATTGGTATGTCGCAAACTATGATGGATATAATTCTGATTTAGATATTTCAGGCTACTACACTGAATTTGAAGGTGTTCAAGTAATTGATGAAGACAGTTTATATTTAACAGTTTTGCATATCATCATGCAAATAAAAGTTTACTTACAGATAAAAATAAGATCTTCAAAATTAGTGGTTTCCAGACATATTAATTTGAATTTTGAATAA
- a CDS encoding GtrA family protein, producing the protein MDKKKQAVVSDEANIRKLGEKLVKRHRNLWVYMIFGFVAALINTVAFMVLHQWWHSAVVISNTIAFIISNLASFFFNQKAVFINNVDHEHTTWHKLIVFFTYRIISLIPDTLIMLVGLSWLHLNALLVKIIDQVLVGIFNYLTTRSVFQKQEHTMIERAKMRLHEHQKNIKK; encoded by the coding sequence ATGGATAAAAAGAAACAAGCAGTAGTTTCTGATGAAGCCAATATTCGTAAGTTAGGTGAAAAGTTAGTCAAAAGACATCGAAACTTATGGGTTTACATGATTTTTGGCTTTGTTGCTGCTTTAATAAACACGGTTGCTTTCATGGTGCTTCATCAATGGTGGCATAGTGCAGTGGTGATTTCCAACACTATTGCCTTTATTATTTCTAACTTAGCTTCCTTTTTCTTTAATCAAAAGGCAGTATTCATTAACAATGTTGACCATGAGCACACAACCTGGCACAAATTAATCGTATTTTTCACCTATCGAATCATTAGTTTAATCCCTGATACTCTAATCATGTTGGTGGGACTCTCATGGCTACACCTTAATGCCCTTCTTGTTAAAATTATCGATCAAGTTTTAGTAGGAATTTTCAATTATTTAACTACTAGATCCGTTTTCCAAAAGCAAGAACACACTATGATTGAACGAGCAAAAATGCGTCTTCACGAACATCAAAAAAATATAAAAAAGTAA
- a CDS encoding flavodoxin has translation MKARIVYASMTGNDEDMADILEEDLQDYGFEVESSDVSFTDASDYLKSDLCIFITYTYGEGKMTDEIADFYEQLKTLDLSGKHFAVMGSGDKTYGEHFCENVFDYEKAFKEAGAIEATAPVTIENAPDDDAIDKIDNAAKEMADLLNG, from the coding sequence ATGAAAGCAAGAATTGTCTACGCTAGTATGACTGGTAACGATGAAGACATGGCAGATATTTTAGAAGAGGACTTACAAGACTACGGCTTTGAAGTTGAAAGTAGCGATGTAAGTTTCACCGATGCTAGCGACTATTTAAAGAGTGATCTCTGTATCTTTATTACCTATACGTATGGCGAAGGCAAGATGACAGACGAAATTGCCGACTTTTATGAACAATTAAAGACTTTAGATTTAAGCGGCAAACATTTTGCTGTAATGGGTAGTGGCGATAAGACTTATGGTGAACACTTCTGCGAGAATGTTTTTGATTATGAAAAGGCATTTAAAGAAGCTGGCGCAATTGAAGCTACTGCTCCGGTAACTATTGAAAATGCACCGGATGACGATGCAATTGATAAAATTGATAACGCTGCAAAGGAAATGGCTGATTTATTAAATGGATAA
- the map gene encoding type I methionyl aminopeptidase, whose protein sequence is MITIKSVRELKGMQKSGRLLASMFEGLRDVIKPGISTWEIEEFCQKFVKDRGGRLSEQGFEGYKYGTCVSVNDEIAHQTPRKDRILKEGDIVKVDVTCNLDGYETDSCTTYPVGKISKADQDLIETTKKAMYLGIDQAVLGNRIGDIGAAIQHFVEVEHPYGDVRELVGHGIQPTIHEDPEVPHWGKAGHGLRLREGMTITCEPMVEAGGDWHIDQRTVDDPNDDWVYYATPDGSNAAQFEHTFAITKDGPKILTLQKPYDGYEKYLPHFDEMDD, encoded by the coding sequence TTGATTACTATAAAATCTGTTCGTGAACTTAAAGGCATGCAAAAATCCGGTCGTTTGCTTGCTTCAATGTTTGAAGGCTTACGCGATGTAATTAAGCCAGGTATTTCTACTTGGGAAATTGAAGAATTTTGTCAAAAATTCGTCAAGGACCGTGGCGGTCGTCTTTCAGAACAAGGCTTTGAAGGCTATAAGTACGGTACTTGTGTTTCAGTTAATGATGAAATTGCCCACCAAACTCCAAGAAAAGACCGTATTTTAAAGGAAGGTGACATCGTTAAGGTTGATGTTACTTGCAATTTAGACGGTTATGAAACTGACTCATGCACTACTTATCCAGTAGGTAAGATTTCAAAGGCTGACCAAGACTTGATCGAAACTACTAAGAAGGCAATGTACCTTGGAATTGACCAAGCTGTTTTGGGTAACAGAATTGGGGATATTGGTGCAGCTATTCAACACTTTGTTGAAGTTGAACACCCATATGGTGATGTTCGTGAACTTGTGGGTCACGGTATTCAACCCACTATCCACGAAGATCCAGAAGTTCCTCACTGGGGTAAGGCTGGTCATGGTCTTCGTCTTCGTGAAGGGATGACCATTACTTGTGAACCAATGGTTGAAGCTGGTGGAGATTGGCATATCGATCAAAGAACAGTTGATGATCCAAATGATGACTGGGTATACTATGCAACTCCAGATGGCTCAAATGCAGCTCAATTTGAACACACCTTTGCTATTACTAAGGATGGTCCAAAGATTTTAACCCTTCAAAAGCCATATGATGGTTATGAAAAATACTTGCCTCATTTTGATGAGATGGATGACTAA
- a CDS encoding YihY/virulence factor BrkB family protein, translating into MKSNKEVRENIGLFYKTLSGKISNGEIVVSSIVIAYYILFSIFPIIIIVGNILPLFHINTAPIAEYLRLVFPDQVSEFIMPIINSLLKSNSTGYISFGIIFAIWSFSSLVNAIRIGMNRIYGVHQAELKQKLLIVVWTRSITVILTTLMIIVFTAVALVFIFGQQVLEFLKPIFSFSIGEIQRILNYRYPVVFIIMMIAVFYLNYVLPNIKLKKRVIWPGALTTVFGWFVLSYLFSFYLHNFHISWENYGIVGTFIMFMLWLNLTALLLLFGTCINAAIVQMRVGKVPYSAGRLVEYIQKSRR; encoded by the coding sequence ATGAAATCTAATAAAGAAGTTCGTGAAAATATAGGACTTTTTTATAAAACACTCTCAGGTAAAATCTCTAATGGAGAAATAGTGGTCAGTTCTATTGTGATTGCCTACTATATCTTATTTTCGATCTTTCCAATCATTATTATTGTCGGAAACATTTTGCCTTTATTTCATATCAATACTGCCCCAATTGCGGAGTATTTAAGGTTAGTTTTTCCGGATCAAGTTTCAGAATTCATTATGCCAATCATTAATTCTCTTTTGAAAAGCAATTCAACAGGATACATTTCTTTTGGTATTATCTTTGCGATTTGGTCGTTTTCTTCCTTAGTTAATGCAATTAGGATTGGAATGAATCGAATTTATGGTGTTCATCAAGCTGAGCTTAAGCAGAAGCTTTTAATTGTGGTTTGGACGCGCTCTATTACAGTGATTTTAACTACTTTGATGATTATTGTATTTACTGCAGTAGCTTTAGTATTTATTTTTGGTCAACAAGTTTTGGAATTCCTAAAGCCAATCTTTAGTTTTTCAATTGGTGAAATCCAAAGAATTTTAAATTATCGCTATCCAGTAGTCTTTATCATCATGATGATTGCAGTTTTTTACCTTAATTATGTTTTACCAAATATTAAGCTTAAAAAGAGAGTCATTTGGCCAGGGGCCTTGACTACAGTGTTTGGCTGGTTTGTTTTATCCTATCTGTTTAGTTTTTACTTGCATAATTTCCATATTAGCTGGGAAAACTACGGGATTGTAGGAACGTTTATTATGTTTATGCTGTGGCTGAACTTAACTGCATTGTTGCTGTTATTTGGAACTTGTATCAATGCAGCCATAGTTCAAATGCGAGTGGGTAAGGTTCCTTATTCCGCGGGAAGGCTGGTAGAATACATTCAAAAAAGTCGTAGATGA
- the galU gene encoding UTP--glucose-1-phosphate uridylyltransferase GalU: MKVRKAVIPAAGLGTRFLPATKAMPKEMVPIVDKPTIQFIVEEAKKSGIEDILIVTGKNKRSIEDHFDANPELEQDLEEKGKTNLLHLTQSITNLGINLYFTRQPHPAGLGDAILRARSFVGDEPFAVMLGDDLMDDKVPLTKQLINRYNKTHASTIAVMPVPHEEVSKYGVIEPASEIEPGLINVKSFVEKPDIDKAPSDYAIIGRYLLTPEIFEILAHQKPGRGGEVQLTDAIDTMNKTQRVFAHVFNGERHDVGNKEGYLETSIEYGLSHPEIKDELRQYHNKFIANL, from the coding sequence ATGAAAGTTAGAAAAGCTGTTATTCCGGCAGCCGGTTTAGGTACAAGATTTTTGCCTGCAACTAAGGCAATGCCTAAAGAAATGGTGCCAATTGTTGATAAGCCGACTATTCAATTTATTGTTGAAGAGGCTAAGAAGTCTGGAATTGAAGATATTTTAATCGTAACTGGTAAAAATAAGCGTTCAATCGAAGATCATTTTGATGCTAATCCTGAGTTGGAACAAGATTTGGAAGAAAAGGGCAAGACGAACTTGCTTCATTTAACTCAATCAATTACTAATTTAGGGATTAACTTATACTTTACTCGTCAACCTCATCCAGCTGGTTTGGGGGATGCAATATTACGAGCACGCAGCTTCGTTGGAGACGAACCTTTTGCGGTAATGCTTGGTGATGATTTGATGGACGATAAGGTTCCACTTACTAAACAACTAATTAACAGATATAATAAAACGCACGCTTCAACTATTGCAGTTATGCCAGTGCCACATGAAGAAGTTTCAAAGTACGGGGTAATTGAACCAGCCAGCGAGATCGAACCGGGCTTGATTAATGTTAAGTCTTTTGTAGAAAAGCCTGATATTGATAAAGCTCCAAGTGATTACGCAATTATTGGTCGTTACCTTTTGACGCCAGAAATCTTTGAAATTTTGGCTCATCAAAAACCAGGTCGTGGTGGAGAAGTTCAATTAACTGATGCCATTGATACGATGAATAAGACTCAACGAGTTTTTGCTCATGTATTTAATGGCGAACGTCACGATGTTGGTAACAAGGAAGGCTATCTTGAAACTTCCATCGAATATGGTCTTTCTCACCCTGAAATTAAAGATGAACTTCGTCAATACCACAACAAATTCATCGCCAACCTTTGA
- a CDS encoding hydroxymethylglutaryl-CoA reductase, degradative: MKFYQLSAKDRRKILDDEGIELEEIDEEVLEKLNNLSENVIGQLRLPLGVVQSLNVNDANYMVPMATEEPSVIAAANHGASIFNKNGGVVASSDRSGIYGQIVMAIEDDFDLALVEKKKSALIKEANDKFSSLVNHGGGLCKIEFSLKNGDQQKLLYALCLIDPAEAMGANKANSILEFLAQNLLAVRGISEKLYAILSNYPSQLTTAKVELDFASVGGRKVAERVVLLSKIGQIDPYRAVTNNKGIMNGVDAVLLATGNDYRAIEAASAVLASRNGYTSLSRWRIKDQKLVGELTLPMAIGAVGGSINARSDVKQAFNILNPTNRISVKDLANVITSIGLANNLAALLAISTVGIQEGHMKLQARNLVASLNVPESEKEKVLKQLIKDKIYTKEHVQEILKEISEDK, from the coding sequence ATGAAATTTTATCAATTGTCGGCTAAGGATCGTCGGAAGATTTTAGATGATGAAGGAATTGAACTTGAAGAAATCGATGAGGAAGTTTTAGAAAAGCTCAATAACTTAAGTGAAAATGTCATTGGTCAGCTTCGTTTACCTTTGGGCGTCGTTCAGAGTTTAAATGTAAATGACGCAAATTACATGGTGCCAATGGCAACTGAGGAACCCTCAGTGATTGCTGCAGCCAATCACGGCGCTAGCATTTTTAATAAAAATGGTGGGGTGGTTGCTTCAAGTGATCGAAGTGGAATTTATGGCCAGATTGTGATGGCGATTGAAGATGATTTTGACTTAGCTTTAGTAGAAAAGAAAAAATCAGCTTTAATTAAAGAGGCCAATGATAAATTTTCTTCTTTAGTTAACCATGGTGGTGGATTGTGCAAGATCGAATTTTCTTTAAAAAATGGCGATCAACAAAAGTTGCTCTATGCTTTGTGCTTGATTGATCCAGCAGAAGCCATGGGGGCAAACAAGGCTAATTCGATTTTAGAATTTTTAGCTCAAAACTTGCTGGCCGTAAGAGGAATCAGTGAAAAACTTTATGCAATTTTGTCTAATTATCCAAGTCAACTCACTACTGCTAAAGTAGAACTTGATTTTGCCAGTGTGGGCGGCAGAAAAGTTGCTGAAAGAGTGGTTTTATTAAGTAAAATCGGTCAAATCGATCCCTACCGTGCAGTTACCAATAACAAAGGGATCATGAATGGCGTGGACGCGGTCTTATTGGCCACTGGAAATGATTACCGGGCCATTGAAGCAGCAAGTGCGGTTCTAGCTAGTCGAAATGGCTATACCAGTTTAAGCAGATGGAGGATTAAAGATCAAAAATTGGTTGGCGAATTGACTTTGCCAATGGCAATTGGTGCAGTTGGTGGTTCAATTAATGCTCGCAGTGATGTGAAGCAGGCTTTCAATATTTTAAATCCTACAAATCGCATTTCTGTAAAAGATTTAGCTAATGTGATTACGAGTATTGGTTTAGCTAATAATCTAGCGGCACTACTTGCAATATCAACAGTTGGGATTCAAGAAGGTCATATGAAATTGCAAGCGCGTAACTTGGTCGCAAGTTTAAATGTGCCTGAATCTGAAAAAGAAAAAGTCCTTAAGCAATTGATAAAAGATAAGATTTATACAAAAGAGCACGTTCAAGAAATACTAAAAGAAATAAGTGAGGATAAATAA